Proteins encoded by one window of Arachis hypogaea cultivar Tifrunner chromosome 1, arahy.Tifrunner.gnm2.J5K5, whole genome shotgun sequence:
- the LOC112801332 gene encoding ras-related protein RABH1b-like → MAGVSVSALAKYKLVFLGDQSVGKTSIITRFMYDKFDNTYQATIGIDFLSKTMYLEDRTIRLQLWDTAGQERFRSLIPSYIRDSSVAVIVYDVASRQTFLNTVKWIEEVRSERGNDVILVLVGNKTDLLDKRQVSTEDGEEKARELNVMFIEASAKAGFNIKALFRKIAAALPGMETLSSSKQDDMVDVNLKTSGGNDSQAEGGCC, encoded by the exons ATGGCGGGAGTGTCAGTGTCCGCTCTTGCGAAatacaagcttgtgttcttaggtGATCAGTCCGTTGGAAAAACCAGCATCATTACCCGATTCATGTACGACAAATTCGACAACACCTACCAG GCTACAATTGGTATTGATTTTCTATCAAAAACTATGTATCTTGAAGATCGAACCATTCGGCTGCAGTTGTG GGATACTGCTGGACAAGAACGATTCAGAAGTCTTATTCCAAGCTACATTAGAGATTCATCTGTTGCTGTCATCGTCTATGATGTTGCAA GCCGTCAGACGTTCCTAAACACAGTAAAGTGGATCGAGGAGGTGCGCAGTGAAAGAGGCAATGATGTTATTCTTGTTCTTGTTGGCAACAAAACTGACCTTTTGGACAAGAG GCAGGTCTCTACAGAGGACGGGGAAGAAAAGGCACGTGAGCTAAATGTTATGTTTATTGAAGCTAGTGCAAAAGCTGGTTTTAACATAAAG GCTCTCTTTCGTAAAATTGCTGCTGCGTTACCCGGAATGGAAACATTATCTTCCTCGAAACAAGATGATATGGTCGATGTCAACCTTAAAACTTCTGGTGGTAATGATTCTCAAGCTGAGGGTGGTTGTTGTTGA